One Mustelus asterias unplaced genomic scaffold, sMusAst1.hap1.1 HAP1_SCAFFOLD_2011, whole genome shotgun sequence DNA segment encodes these proteins:
- the LOC144489217 gene encoding A-type voltage-gated potassium channel KCND1-like produces the protein MAAGVATWLPFARAAAVGWLPLAKAPMPGAPQERRRKNDEMLVVNVSGRRFQTWKDTLDRYPDTLLGSSEKEFFFSEDTQEYFFDRDAEMFRHILNFYRTGKLHYPRQECIAAFDEELAFFGVIPEIIGDCCMEEYRDRKKENAERLAEDTEAENAGDAPLPPNSTGRQRLWRAFENPHTSTVALVFYYVTGFFIAVSVIANVVETVPCQPPPGIKKAMTCGEKFSLAFVCMDTACVLIFTFEYLLRLFAAPNRWDFVRSVMSIIDVVAILPYYIGLVMPKNEDVSGAFVTLRVFRVFRIFKFSRHSQGLRILGYTLKSCASELGFLLFSLTMAIIIFATVMYYAEKSTEDTNFISIPAAFWYTIVTMTTLG, from the coding sequence ATGGCTGCCGGTGTGGCCACTTGGCTGCCCTTTGCACGGGCTGCGGCAGTGGGCTGGCTGCCCTTGGCCAAGGCGCCCATGCCCGGCGCCCCGCAGGAGCGGAGACGCAAGAACGATGAGATGTTGGTGGTGAACGTGAGTGGGCGGCGATTCCAGACCTGGAAGGATACCCTGGATCGTTACCCGGACACCTTACTGGGCAGCTCAGAGAAGGAGTTCTTCTTCAGCGAGGACACGCAAGAGTATTTCTTCGACCGCGACGCCGAGATGTTCCGCCACATCCTCAACTTCTACCGGACCGGCAAGCTGCACTACCCGCGGCAGGAGTGTATCGCTGCCTTCGACGAGGAGCTGGCTTTCTTCGGCGTCATCCCGGAGATCATCGGTGACTGCTGCATGGAGGAATATCGCGACCGCAAGAAGGAGAATGCTGAGCGGCTGGCAGAGGACACCGAGGCGGAGAACGCGGGCGATGCCCCTCTGCCCCCCAACAGCACAGGCCGCCAGCGCCTGTGGCGTGCCTTCGAGAACCCCCACACCAGCACGGTGGCGCTGGTCTTCTATTACGTCACCGGGTTCTTCATTGCGGTTTCGGTCATCGCCAACGTGGTGGAGACGGTGCCGTGCCAGCCTCCGCCGGGGATTAAAAAGGCCATGACCTGTGGGGAAAAGTTCAGCCTGGCGTTTGTGTGCATGGACACAGCCTGCGTCCTGATCTTTACCTTCGAGTACCTCCTGCGGCTCTTTGCCGCGCCCAATCGCTGGGACTTTGTCCGTAGTGTCATGAGCATCATCGATGTGGTGGCCATCCTGCCCTATTACATCGGCCTGGTCATGCCCAAGAACGAGGATGTGAGTGGGGCCTTTGTCACCCTGCGGGTCTTCCGTGTCTTCCGCATCTTCAAGTTCTCGCGCCACTCACAGGGCCTCCGCATCCTGGGCTACACCCTGAAGAGCTGTGCCTCCGAGCTCGGCTTCCTGCTCTTCTCCCTCACCATGGCCATCATCATCTTTGCCACCGTCATGTATTATGCTGAGAAAAGCACCGAGGACACCAACTTCATCAGCATCCCGGCCGCCTTCTGGTACACCATCGTCACCATGACGACACTGGGGTGA